Below is a window of Thermodesulfomicrobium sp. WS DNA.
AACATCCAAAAACTCTTCGTGCGCGAACTGGCCAACCCTGGGCGCACCATCCACGCCGCCGGCACAGCGGCGCAGGCACGAGAAATCCTCCGCTCCACCCCCATCGATGTGGCGATCCTCGACATCCGCCTGCCCGATGCCAGCGGCCTTACCCTCATGGAGCATATTCAGGAGGCCCATCCGCACACCGCCATTGTGCTCATCACCGGCTACGCCGACGTAGACACCGCCGTGGAGGCCATGAAGGCCGGGGCCTACGACTACATCACCAAGCCGTTTTCTTTGGAGCGCATCGAACAGGTCATCGAGCGGGCCTACCAGCGGGTGCGGCTCACCCGGGAGAACGAACTGTTGCGCCACGGGGCAGGTAGTGGCACTCCCACCCCCAAATTCATCGGCCACAGCCCTGCGGTGCAGCGGGTGCGCTACCTCATCGAACGCGTGGCGCCCACGGACACCCCGGTGCTTTTGACCGGCGAGTCCGGCACCGGCAAGAACGTGGCCGCCGCCGCCATCCATGCCCAGAGCCTGCGCGCCGATCAGCCCTTCATCGTCACCAATTGCGCCAACTTCGACAAGGAACTGCTCCGCAGCGAGCTCTTTGGCTACTGCAAAGGGGCCTTTACCGGTGCGGAACGCAGCCACGAAGGCCTGCTCCCCCTGGCCCACAAAGGAACCCTTTTTTTCGACGAAGTGGGCGAGCTCTCCCTGGAACTCCAGGCGGCGCTCTTGCGGGTACTGGAAACCCAGCGCTTCCGCCGTGTGGGCGACAAGGAAGAACGCCACGTGGATGTGCGGTTCATCTTCGCCACCAACCGCAACCTCGCCCGGGAGGTGGAGCTCGGCCGCTTCCACGACGCCTTCTACCACCGCATCAACGTCTTCACCATCGAGCTGCCGCCATTGCGGGAGCGGCGCGAGGATATCCCGGCCCTGGTGGAATACTTCCTCCACACCCTGGCCAAGAACGGCCAAACCTACCACATCTCTCCTGCGGCCATGCAGCAGCTCATGACCAACCCTTGGCCAGGTAACGTGCGGGAACTGCGCAACGTCATCGAGCGCGGCATGATCCTTGCCGAAGGAGGCATCATCGGCGTCAATGCCCTGCCCTTCTGCCAGAAGACCTGCCGCACCCCACGCGAAAGCGGCTTTGCCACCCTGGAGGAACTGGAGCGGGCGCACATCATCCTGGCGCTGCACGCCGCAGGTGGCAACAAGTCCAAGGCCGCCCAACTCTTGGGTATCGGCCGCAAAACCCTGTACCGAAAACTTGCCGATTACGGCCTGATCGACGCCCCCTCCGCCACAGCGCCCTTCTTGGAAGGGGCCGAAAAAGACGACGAAAGCGCGGCATAAAAAAAGACCGGCTCATCGCCGGTCTTTGGTGGGAGCCGCCGCTCCTTGGGGGCTCATTCCACATGGATGTCGATGGCCTTGGGTTTGGCCTTCTCGGTCTTGGGCAGATGCAGGGTCAGGATGCCATCCTTGAACACCGCCCGGATGCCCGCCGTATCCACATTGTCCGGCAAGGTGAACTGGCGGGTGAACACACCGGTGAACC
It encodes the following:
- a CDS encoding sigma-54 dependent transcriptional regulator gives rise to the protein MSIFNSIEILVVDDEPNIQKLFVRELANPGRTIHAAGTAAQAREILRSTPIDVAILDIRLPDASGLTLMEHIQEAHPHTAIVLITGYADVDTAVEAMKAGAYDYITKPFSLERIEQVIERAYQRVRLTRENELLRHGAGSGTPTPKFIGHSPAVQRVRYLIERVAPTDTPVLLTGESGTGKNVAAAAIHAQSLRADQPFIVTNCANFDKELLRSELFGYCKGAFTGAERSHEGLLPLAHKGTLFFDEVGELSLELQAALLRVLETQRFRRVGDKEERHVDVRFIFATNRNLAREVELGRFHDAFYHRINVFTIELPPLRERREDIPALVEYFLHTLAKNGQTYHISPAAMQQLMTNPWPGNVRELRNVIERGMILAEGGIIGVNALPFCQKTCRTPRESGFATLEELERAHIILALHAAGGNKSKAAQLLGIGRKTLYRKLADYGLIDAPSATAPFLEGAEKDDESAA